One genomic window of Leptospirales bacterium includes the following:
- a CDS encoding HAD-IC family P-type ATPase has product GVKPEQKAQIVQELKAKGKTVAMVGDGINDAPALAAADLGVAMGGGADIAIESADVALISADLHGLLRMIQVSRKTMSNIRQNLFWALAYNSLGIPIAAAGLLAPWLAGAAMALSSVSVTLNALRLQRLRLR; this is encoded by the coding sequence CCGGAGTGAAGCCGGAGCAGAAGGCGCAAATTGTACAGGAGCTGAAAGCCAAAGGCAAAACTGTGGCGATGGTCGGCGATGGCATCAACGATGCTCCGGCCCTGGCGGCGGCGGATCTGGGCGTCGCAATGGGCGGCGGCGCCGATATTGCCATCGAAAGCGCCGATGTGGCATTGATCAGCGCCGATTTGCACGGGCTCTTGCGCATGATTCAGGTCTCGCGCAAGACGATGAGTAATATTCGTCAGAATCTGTTTTGGGCGCTGGCTTACAACAGTCTGGGCATACCGATTGCTGCGGCCGGCTTGCTGGCGCCCTGGCTGGCCGGCGCGGCCATGGCCCTCAGCTCTGTTTCGGTGACGCTCAACGCGCTGCGTCTGCAACGACTGCGATTGCGCTAG